A genomic region of Micromonospora sp. NBRC 110009 contains the following coding sequences:
- a CDS encoding ATP-binding protein, which translates to MTDQRLVVIDLERRVAVLARRLAELVAERGGNDVAAAAAAFLIEWADATGPTGPPIADTPLARLIAGLGLSANEVDLVLLAGMPEEHEGLASTLAKLHPADEPRPTLGLAALVLGPDVPRGDLRRLMHEGPAARCGLIAASGRRAFFDQSLVLADRVWQALHGVDAWPAALPRVAVPPTPAGLEGWLELPSVQRAAHALSARRDCLLLVGAADETIAVSRCSALTDWVSRTAVAARVAPADGTGLALLALHALVRRAVPVAVAGFPDGPAREPDLAGTPPGPMFLCAMPGTVQPPAGRPMLPVPIGPISIQARRDAWQAVLPEVNGDLAPLAARHPLDPAVAALVARDVGVRDRERKLGLAEVSAAIRARAGTALPAGIELITPRARWSDLVLDRNGTRLLREAVRRLAYESLVLDEWGLLDRARADRGVRLLLSGPPGTGKSLAAEVIADAAKTDLLVVDVARVVSKWLGDTEKNLAAVFDVAEQTQAVLFLDGADSLFASRTEVGDAHDRYANQSTSWLLQRLDHFDGLAVLATNLRRNIDAAFLRRMDFVVEIGLPDERSRGRIWRRHLPPEWLAEDVDLAALARRYEVPGAWIRNAAITAAFRAAPRGRPIGQDDLIAALRQEYGKAVRPFPDEPPEDTRVPDDAAVRLLAAAREAEKR; encoded by the coding sequence ATGACTGACCAACGGCTCGTCGTCATCGACCTGGAGCGCCGCGTGGCCGTGCTGGCCCGGCGGCTGGCCGAGCTGGTCGCGGAGCGTGGCGGCAACGACGTGGCGGCGGCCGCGGCGGCCTTCCTGATCGAATGGGCGGACGCGACCGGGCCTACCGGCCCGCCGATCGCGGACACCCCGCTCGCGCGGCTGATCGCCGGCCTGGGGCTGAGCGCGAACGAGGTCGACCTGGTGCTGCTCGCCGGGATGCCGGAGGAGCACGAGGGGCTCGCGTCGACGCTGGCCAAGCTGCACCCGGCCGACGAGCCGCGGCCGACGCTCGGGCTGGCCGCGCTGGTGCTCGGCCCGGACGTGCCGCGCGGCGACCTGCGGCGGCTGATGCACGAGGGACCCGCTGCCCGGTGCGGCCTGATCGCGGCGAGCGGGCGCAGGGCGTTCTTCGACCAGTCGCTGGTCCTCGCCGACCGGGTGTGGCAGGCGCTGCACGGGGTCGACGCCTGGCCGGCCGCGCTGCCCCGGGTCGCCGTTCCGCCGACGCCGGCCGGGCTCGAGGGCTGGCTGGAGCTGCCCTCGGTGCAGCGGGCCGCGCACGCGCTGAGCGCCCGCCGCGATTGCCTGCTTCTGGTCGGCGCGGCGGACGAGACGATTGCGGTGAGCCGCTGCTCGGCGCTCACCGACTGGGTGAGCCGGACGGCGGTGGCCGCCCGGGTGGCGCCGGCCGACGGGACCGGCCTGGCGTTGCTGGCGCTGCACGCGCTGGTCCGGCGGGCGGTGCCGGTCGCGGTCGCCGGGTTCCCGGACGGGCCGGCGCGGGAGCCGGATCTGGCCGGAACGCCGCCCGGTCCGATGTTCCTGTGCGCGATGCCGGGGACCGTGCAGCCGCCGGCGGGCCGGCCGATGCTGCCGGTGCCGATCGGGCCGATCTCGATCCAGGCCCGCCGGGATGCCTGGCAGGCGGTGCTGCCCGAGGTCAACGGGGACCTGGCGCCGCTCGCCGCGAGGCATCCGCTCGATCCGGCGGTGGCTGCGCTGGTCGCCCGGGACGTCGGCGTGCGGGACCGGGAGCGCAAGCTCGGCCTGGCCGAGGTGTCGGCGGCGATCCGGGCCCGGGCCGGCACGGCGCTGCCGGCCGGGATCGAGCTGATCACCCCGCGCGCCCGCTGGTCCGATCTGGTGCTCGACCGGAACGGCACCCGGCTGCTGCGCGAGGCGGTGCGGCGGCTGGCGTACGAGTCGCTGGTCCTCGACGAGTGGGGGCTGCTCGACCGCGCCCGCGCCGACCGGGGCGTGCGGTTGCTGCTGTCCGGCCCACCCGGCACCGGCAAGTCGCTCGCGGCCGAGGTGATCGCGGACGCCGCCAAGACCGACCTGCTGGTCGTGGACGTGGCCCGGGTGGTGTCGAAGTGGCTGGGCGACACCGAGAAGAACCTGGCGGCGGTCTTCGACGTGGCCGAGCAGACCCAGGCCGTGCTCTTCCTCGACGGGGCGGACTCGTTGTTCGCCAGCCGCACCGAGGTGGGCGACGCGCACGACCGGTACGCCAACCAGAGCACGTCCTGGCTGCTGCAGCGGCTCGACCACTTCGACGGCCTGGCCGTGCTCGCCACGAACCTGCGCCGCAACATCGACGCCGCGTTCCTGCGCCGGATGGACTTCGTGGTGGAGATCGGCCTGCCCGACGAGCGCAGCCGCGGCCGGATCTGGCGGCGGCACCTGCCGCCCGAGTGGCTGGCCGAGGACGTCGACCTGGCCGCGCTGGCCCGCCGCTACGAGGTGCCGGGCGCGTGGATCCGCAACGCCGCGATCACCGCCGCGTTCCGAGCCGCGCCGCGGGGCCGGCCGATCGGCCAGGACGACCTGATCGCCGCGTTGCGGCAGGAGTACGGCAAGGCGGTCCGGCCGTTCCCGGACGAGCCGCCGGAGGACACCCGGGTACCCGACGACGCCGCGGTCCGCCTGCTGGCGGCCGCGCGAGAGGCGGAGAAGCGATGA
- a CDS encoding phage tail protein yields the protein MPADRGYRRISHPDQWSRCAHTSTALLDGGGIELSWQEPATTAGERVGDTPQGLAFDRWCRAYRSLPGQGRVAVLPDDLAQLPEPVFGEPCPGALSGPRGLAVDDGNRLYVAESGAGAVHVVDLRAQRLRARRFLRSRRHPRVRPIGIAAVGRGAVVLTADPVRLWRFEGRRGPLPGPVVHRPAGAKGLRCLHVTAGLGRVLLLWSGPGSAAVVADPAGTVEVRVDGATDLAIDHDGVLVVAGAPGGVFRRFRPGGAEIEPLGAPGYDGGAIAIAPNGRVAFTTADGFAWTSGPSLRYPLSGSVVTYRLDGGIPRTRWGRVFLDACLPRGTDLRLRLLTTDDDEVTDPIPARAPVRGGIPVLDPGATPPLPSQLGLRDASPSRPLYRRPTGPEEVGRPADDTDTFATYEAPVDAPPGRYLWLVLELTGTGLNTPRARAVRVERPGHRLLDALPRSWSRDPAGAAFLQRFLAPAEGLLSELDDRADARDLLLHPAAAPAQALPWLAGLLALSLDRRWPEAARRQLIAEAFGLFRLRGTGTVLARLLRIYLGREVQVVENWRMRGLGGTVLGGSPGGPPAPALAAEGSATAALGRFTVGGQPGAGGDGYTVTAHRFTVLVPGRLDPDRREVVAGLVERYKPAHTMAVICQLGDGMRVGRRMHVGLTTFVGPDAAWHPAIVGQVAVGADGVVGLPAVGSRVGDEAAIWAVRVG from the coding sequence ATGCCCGCCGACCGCGGCTACCGCCGCATTTCGCACCCGGACCAGTGGAGCCGCTGCGCGCACACCAGCACCGCGCTGCTCGACGGCGGCGGTATCGAGCTGTCCTGGCAGGAGCCCGCGACCACGGCGGGCGAGCGGGTCGGTGACACCCCGCAGGGCCTGGCCTTCGACCGGTGGTGCCGGGCCTACCGCTCGCTGCCCGGCCAGGGACGCGTCGCGGTGCTGCCGGACGACCTCGCGCAGCTGCCCGAGCCGGTCTTCGGCGAGCCCTGTCCGGGCGCCCTGAGCGGGCCGCGCGGGCTCGCGGTGGACGACGGCAACCGGCTGTACGTCGCGGAGTCCGGGGCCGGCGCGGTGCACGTGGTCGACCTGCGCGCGCAGCGGTTGCGCGCCCGGCGGTTCCTGCGCTCCCGGCGGCACCCGCGGGTACGCCCGATCGGCATCGCCGCCGTGGGCCGGGGCGCGGTCGTGCTGACCGCCGATCCGGTGCGGCTGTGGCGCTTCGAGGGCCGGCGCGGCCCGCTGCCCGGCCCGGTCGTGCACCGGCCCGCCGGGGCGAAGGGCCTGCGCTGCCTGCACGTCACGGCCGGCCTGGGCCGGGTGCTCCTGCTCTGGTCCGGGCCGGGCTCGGCGGCCGTGGTGGCCGACCCGGCCGGCACGGTCGAGGTCCGGGTCGACGGGGCCACCGACCTCGCGATCGACCACGACGGCGTGCTGGTGGTGGCCGGCGCGCCGGGCGGCGTGTTCCGCCGGTTCCGGCCGGGCGGCGCGGAGATCGAGCCGCTCGGCGCGCCGGGATACGACGGCGGGGCGATCGCGATCGCCCCGAACGGGCGGGTCGCGTTCACCACCGCCGACGGGTTCGCCTGGACGTCGGGGCCGAGTCTGCGCTACCCGCTGTCCGGCTCGGTCGTCACCTACCGGCTGGACGGCGGCATCCCGCGTACCCGGTGGGGCCGAGTCTTCCTGGACGCGTGCCTGCCCCGCGGCACCGACCTGCGGCTGCGCCTCCTCACCACCGACGACGACGAGGTCACCGATCCGATCCCGGCCCGGGCGCCGGTCCGTGGCGGCATTCCGGTGCTGGACCCGGGCGCCACGCCGCCGCTGCCGTCGCAACTCGGGCTGCGGGACGCTTCGCCGAGCCGGCCGCTCTATCGGCGGCCGACCGGTCCGGAGGAGGTGGGAAGACCGGCCGACGACACGGACACCTTCGCCACGTACGAGGCGCCGGTCGACGCCCCGCCCGGCCGCTACCTGTGGCTCGTGCTGGAGCTGACCGGTACCGGGCTGAACACGCCGCGGGCGCGGGCGGTCCGGGTCGAGCGGCCCGGCCATCGACTGCTTGACGCGCTGCCCCGATCGTGGTCGCGCGACCCGGCGGGCGCCGCGTTCCTGCAGCGGTTCCTCGCCCCGGCCGAGGGCCTGCTGAGCGAGCTGGACGACCGGGCCGACGCCCGCGACCTGCTGCTGCACCCGGCCGCCGCGCCGGCGCAGGCGCTGCCGTGGCTGGCCGGCCTGCTCGCGCTGAGCCTGGACCGCCGCTGGCCCGAGGCCGCCCGCCGGCAGCTAATCGCCGAGGCGTTCGGCCTGTTCCGGCTGCGCGGCACCGGCACGGTGCTGGCACGGCTGCTCCGCATCTACCTCGGCCGCGAGGTGCAGGTGGTGGAGAACTGGCGGATGCGCGGGCTGGGCGGGACGGTCCTCGGCGGATCCCCGGGCGGGCCGCCCGCGCCGGCCCTCGCGGCGGAAGGCTCGGCGACGGCGGCGCTCGGGCGGTTCACGGTCGGCGGGCAGCCGGGCGCGGGCGGCGACGGCTACACCGTGACCGCGCACCGGTTCACCGTGCTGGTGCCGGGGCGGCTCGACCCGGACCGGCGCGAGGTGGTGGCGGGCCTGGTCGAGCGGTACAAGCCCGCGCACACCATGGCTGTGATCTGCCAGCTGGGCGACGGGATGCGGGTCGGGCGGCGGATGCACGTCGGGCTGACCACATTCGTCGGGCCGGACGCGGCCTGGCACCCGGCGATCGTCGGGCAGGTCGCGGTCGGCGCCGACGGTGTGGTCGGGCTGCCGGCGGTCGGGTCGCGGGTGGGCGACGAGGCGGCGATCTGGGCGGTGCGGGTCGGATGA
- a CDS encoding putative baseplate assembly protein has product MTLIGPILDDRSYEDLKQELLKRIPVYAPEWTDHNETDPGVVLLELFAYLGESLLFRFNQIPDATKVAFLRLLGLRPRPARTARALVSLRTERVEGVHLNVGAEVTAGPIVFETSNEVHAWPLEVQAYGKMPPDDPAQLPAAEKSRRADAEARLPQAERARVARFGKAFYEVHAVPADPLDAEAHPLDVEATVDRALWIAVLARTAQQRDAVAKQLPSHFLYVGVVLDNVPAAPPAVEPDADPLPRATVAEPPAVLWELWQGGTSLVPLDVAVDGTRGLTEDGVVQLGLPAADLPPTGQDEPVGGWDRPPQLDDPAVLQRAVAWLRVRRPAGENDIIGRVRWAGINVVAVENGQTARAELLGTGTGDPGQTYALSRRPVLPGTVRLQVEEVDGWHDWTEVDTFAAGRPENAWYTVDLTAGLIRFGTQTRVPQPGQRIRVLSYRVGGGVAGNVAAGAITAVTGAAGVKASNILPAAGGADAASLADALDQIPAEVQRRDRAVTAEDFRALTAQVPGVRRAEPLPLLHPDTPGHPAAGVVSVVVFPTDDLRNPDAPSPDTALLRRVAAYLEPRRVLTCEVYVIPPAYRPIAVSVGVRVREGYQADAVRRWVELILRQYLSPVPPYGPDGQGWTLGRTVRRAELEAVAVQVDGVESIEQGLRLARVDGANAVEVQEVELRRWEVPELRAVTVVRGAPPAPGAGYPPSGPGSDPEPPVLIPLPAEVC; this is encoded by the coding sequence ATGACTCTGATCGGGCCGATCCTCGACGATCGCAGCTACGAGGACCTCAAGCAGGAACTGCTCAAACGCATCCCGGTGTACGCACCGGAATGGACCGACCACAACGAGACCGACCCGGGTGTGGTGCTGCTCGAGCTGTTCGCGTATCTGGGCGAGTCGCTGCTGTTCCGGTTCAACCAGATCCCGGACGCCACCAAGGTCGCCTTCCTGCGGCTGCTCGGCCTGCGCCCGCGGCCCGCCCGGACGGCCCGGGCCCTGGTGAGCCTGCGGACTGAGCGAGTCGAGGGCGTGCACCTGAACGTCGGCGCGGAGGTCACGGCCGGGCCGATCGTGTTCGAGACCAGCAACGAGGTGCACGCCTGGCCGCTCGAGGTTCAGGCGTACGGGAAAATGCCGCCGGACGACCCGGCCCAGCTGCCGGCCGCGGAGAAGAGCCGGCGTGCCGACGCCGAGGCCCGGCTGCCGCAGGCGGAGCGGGCCCGGGTCGCGCGGTTCGGCAAGGCCTTCTACGAGGTGCACGCCGTGCCGGCCGATCCGCTGGACGCCGAGGCGCATCCGCTGGATGTCGAGGCGACCGTCGACCGGGCGCTGTGGATCGCGGTTCTCGCACGCACCGCCCAGCAACGGGACGCGGTAGCCAAGCAACTTCCCAGCCATTTCCTGTACGTGGGTGTGGTCCTCGACAACGTCCCGGCGGCGCCCCCGGCGGTCGAGCCGGACGCCGATCCGCTGCCCCGGGCGACGGTCGCCGAGCCGCCGGCCGTGCTCTGGGAGCTGTGGCAGGGCGGCACCTCGCTCGTCCCGCTCGACGTCGCCGTCGACGGCACCCGCGGGCTGACCGAGGACGGCGTGGTGCAGCTCGGCCTGCCCGCCGCCGACCTGCCGCCGACCGGGCAGGACGAACCGGTCGGCGGCTGGGACCGGCCGCCGCAGCTGGACGATCCCGCGGTCCTGCAGCGGGCGGTGGCCTGGCTGCGGGTGCGCCGGCCGGCCGGGGAGAACGACATCATCGGCCGGGTGCGGTGGGCCGGGATCAATGTGGTCGCCGTCGAGAACGGGCAGACGGCCCGGGCCGAGTTGCTCGGCACCGGGACCGGCGACCCAGGGCAGACGTACGCGCTGAGCCGCCGCCCGGTGCTGCCCGGCACCGTCCGCCTGCAGGTGGAAGAGGTCGACGGCTGGCACGACTGGACCGAGGTCGACACGTTCGCCGCCGGCCGGCCGGAGAACGCCTGGTACACCGTGGACCTGACGGCCGGACTGATCCGGTTCGGCACGCAGACCCGCGTGCCGCAGCCGGGGCAGCGGATCCGGGTCCTCTCCTACCGGGTCGGCGGCGGCGTGGCCGGCAACGTCGCCGCGGGCGCGATCACCGCGGTGACCGGCGCGGCCGGCGTCAAGGCGTCGAACATCCTGCCCGCGGCGGGCGGCGCGGACGCGGCGTCGCTGGCCGACGCGCTGGATCAGATCCCGGCCGAGGTGCAGCGGCGCGACCGGGCGGTCACCGCCGAGGACTTCCGGGCGCTGACGGCTCAGGTGCCGGGCGTACGCCGGGCCGAGCCGCTCCCGCTGCTGCATCCGGACACACCCGGCCACCCCGCGGCGGGCGTGGTCAGCGTCGTCGTCTTCCCCACCGACGATCTGCGCAACCCGGATGCTCCCTCCCCGGACACGGCGCTGCTGCGCCGGGTGGCCGCGTATCTGGAGCCGCGCCGGGTGCTGACCTGCGAGGTGTACGTGATCCCGCCGGCCTACCGCCCGATCGCGGTGTCCGTCGGCGTGCGGGTCCGCGAGGGCTACCAGGCCGACGCCGTTCGCCGGTGGGTGGAGCTGATCCTGCGGCAGTACCTGTCGCCGGTGCCGCCGTACGGCCCGGACGGTCAGGGCTGGACGCTGGGCCGCACCGTCCGCCGCGCCGAGCTGGAGGCGGTCGCGGTGCAGGTCGACGGCGTGGAGTCGATCGAGCAGGGGCTGCGGCTGGCCCGAGTCGACGGCGCGAACGCGGTCGAGGTCCAGGAGGTCGAGCTGCGCCGATGGGAGGTGCCTGAGCTGCGGGCCGTCACGGTCGTCCGGGGCGCGCCGCCGGCGCCGGGGGCCGGGTACCCGCCGTCCGGGCCGGGCTCGGACCCGGAGCCGCCGGTGCTGATCCCGCTGCCCGCGGAGGTGTGCTGA
- a CDS encoding GPW/gp25 family protein produces MAAQTGSPVDRWLGTGFAFPVGPQPDRPRLQWLSGMELVRQSIEAILDTEPGERVMLPTFGCGLRQYLMAPNTVATRTAMAQEISEALNQWEPRIRVTTVTVTPDDDPSLVWVDISYLRLLDLRPDNLVYPFYLR; encoded by the coding sequence ATGGCAGCGCAAACCGGCAGTCCCGTCGACCGATGGCTGGGTACGGGCTTCGCGTTTCCGGTCGGGCCGCAGCCCGATCGGCCTCGGCTGCAGTGGCTCAGTGGGATGGAGCTGGTCCGGCAGTCGATCGAGGCGATTTTGGATACCGAGCCGGGTGAGCGGGTCATGCTGCCGACCTTCGGGTGCGGGCTGCGGCAGTATCTGATGGCTCCGAACACCGTCGCCACGCGGACGGCCATGGCTCAGGAGATCTCCGAGGCGCTGAACCAGTGGGAGCCGCGGATCCGGGTCACGACGGTGACGGTCACGCCGGACGACGATCCGAGCCTGGTCTGGGTGGACATCTCCTACCTGCGGCTGCTCGACCTGCGGCCGGACAACCTCGTCTACCCCTTCTACCTGAGGTAG